In one Cervus elaphus chromosome 9, mCerEla1.1, whole genome shotgun sequence genomic region, the following are encoded:
- the LOC122700842 gene encoding histone-lysine N-methyltransferase PRDM9-like has protein sequence MRPNRSPEESTEGDAGRTEQKPTVRDAFKDISVYFSKEQWEEMGEWEKIRYRNMKRNYEALIAIGFRATRSDFMHHRRQVIKPQVDDPEDSDEEWTPRQQGKPSSLAFRVEHSKHQKRMSRAPLSKQSSLKELPGEAKSLKTSGSKQAQKPVPHHRKARTPEQHPRQKVELRRKETGVKRYSLRERKGHIYQEVSKPQDDDYLYCEECQNFFIDSCAAHGPPTFVKDCAVEKGHANRSALTLPPGLSIRLSGIPDAGLGVWNEASDLPLGLHFGPYEGKITDDEEAANSGYAWLITKGRNCYEYMDGKDTSWANWMRYVNCARDDEEQNLVAFQYHGQIFYRTCQVVRPGCELLVWYGDEYGQDLGITRDSRGKSELATGREPKPKIHPCASCSLAFSSQKFLSQHTQRSHPSQTLLRPSERDLLQPEDPCPGNQNQRYSDPHSPSDKPEGQEAKDRPQQLLKSIRLKRISRASSYSPGGQMGGSGVHERMKDEPSTSQKLNPEDTGSLLTGAGVSGVMRVTYGECEQGSKDRSSLSTHQRTHTGEKPYVCGECGRSFHRKSALIRHQRTHTGEKPYVCGECGRSFSQKSHLISHQRTHTGEKPYVCGECGRSFHWKSVLIRHQRTHTGEKPYVCRDYGRSFSQTAHLISHKRTHTGEKPYVCGECGRSFSRKSLLITHQRTHTGEKPYVCGECGRSFSQKSVLISHKRTHTGEKPYVCGECGRSFSQKTHLIRHQRTHTGEKPYVCRESAKHLDSRFDLRGPVLSPAPSSCKGLRSLKSARPPEDTKGRDSGQAPPFTRIALHGHTGHQQSWDRQPAVSAALSILTTAALWLYQPHLHAALLGLNGSGTLPFTCWVPTSEGPQDTKLGLAMGELDAREPETLQQVSALWTRAGLTERHLGLEHSNGHEAEQVSRGEH, from the exons ATGAGGCCGAACAGGTCTCCAGAGGAGAGCACTGAGGGAGATGCCGGGAGAACAGAGCAGAAGCCCACGGTGAGAG atgctttcaaagacATCTCCGTATACTTCTCCAAGGAACAatgggaagagatgggagaatgggaaaaaatccgATATAGGAATATGAAAAGAAACTACGAAGCGCTGATTGCTATAG GTTTCAGAGCCACTCGATCGGATTTCATGCATCACCGCAGGCAGGTCATCAAGCCCCAGGTAGATGACCCTGAGGATTCTGATGAAGAATGGACACCAAGGCAGCAAG GTAAACCTTCTTCTTTGGCCTTCAGAGTGGAGCACAGTAAACACCAGAAG AGAATGTCCAGGGCACCATTAAGTAAGCAATCTAGTTTGAAGGAATTGCCGGGAGAAGCAAAATCGCTGAAGACAAGTGGCTCCAAGCAGGCTCAGAAACCAGTGCCCCATCACAGAAAAGCAAGGACCCCTGAACAGCACCCCAGACAAAAAGTCG AACTCAGAAGAAAAGAGACTGGAGTGAAGAGGTACAGTCTACGGGAAAGAAAGGGCCACATATACCAAGAGGTCAGCAAGCCCCAGGATGACGACTACCTCT ATTGTGAGGAGTGTCAGAACTTCTTCATCGACAGCTGTGCTGCCCATGGGCCCCCAACCTTTGTAAAGGACTGTGCAGTGGAAAAGGGGCATGCCAACCGCTCAGCCCTCACGCTGCCCCCTGGCTTAAGCATCAGACTGTCGGGCATCCCTGACGCTGGGCTTGGAGTGTGGAACGAGGCATCAGATCTGCCGCTGGGCCTGCACTTTGGCCCCTATGAGGGCAAGATCACAGACGATGAAGAGGCTGCCAACAGTGGATACGCCTGGCTG ATCACCAAAGGGAGGAACTGCTATGAGTATATGGATGGAAAGGACACGTCTTGGGCCAACTGGATGAG GTATGTGAACTGTGCCCGGGACGACGAGGAGCAGAACCTGGTGGCCTTCCAGTATCACGGGCAGATCTTCTACCGAACCTGCCAGGTGGTCAGGCCGGGCTGTGAGCTGCTGGTCTGGTACGGGGACGAGTATGGTCAGGACCTTGGCATCACGCGGGACAGCAGGGGGAAGAGTGAGCTCGCGACCGGGAGAG AACCGAAGCCCAAGATCCACCCATGTGCCTCCTGCTCTCTGGCCTTCTCCAGTCAGAAATTCCTCAGCCAACACACCCAACGCAGTCACCCCTCTCAGACCCTCCTGAGACCATCTGAAAGAGACCTCCTCCAACCAGAGGATCCCTGCCCAGGCAATCAAAATCAGCGATATTCAGATCCACACAGCCCGAGCGACAAACCTGAGGGGCAGGAGGCCAAGGACAGGCCCCAACAATTGCTGAAAAGCATAAGGCTGAAGAGGATTTCAAGGGCCTCTTCCTACTCACCCGGAGGACAAATGGGGGGTTCTGGGGTGCATGAGAGAATGAAAGACGAGCCCAGCACAAGCCAGAAACTGAATCCAGAGGACACAGGCTCATTACTCACGGGGGCAGGGGTCTCGGGGGTTATGAGGGTCACGTACGGAGAGTGTGAGCAAGGCTCCAAGGACAGGTCAAGTCTCagcacacaccagaggacacacacaggggagaagccctatgtttgtggggagtgtgggcgaagcttccaTCGGAAGTCAgccctcatcagacaccagaggacacacacaggggagaagccctatgtttgcggggagtgtgggcgaagcttcagtcagaagtccCATCTCATctcacaccagaggacacacacaggggagaagccctatgtttgcggggagtgtgggcgaagcttccaTTGGAAgtcagtcctcatcagacaccagaggacacacacaggggagaagccctatgtttgcagggattatgggcgaagcttcagtcagaCGGCTCATCTCATCTCACacaagaggacacacacaggggagaagccctatgtttgcggggagtgtgggcgaagcttcagtcggAAGTCCCTCCTCATCacccaccagaggacacacacaggggagaagccctatgtttgcggggagtgtgggcgaagcttcagtcagaagtccGTCCTCATCTCACacaagaggacacacacaggggagaagccctatgtttgcggggagtgtgggcgaagcttcagtcagaagacccatctcatcagacaccagaggacacacacaggggagaagccctatgtttgcagggagt CTGCAAAG CATCTGGACTCCAGATTCGACCTCAGGGGTCCAGttctcagccctgcccccagcagctgT AAGGGGCTCAGGAGCCTGAAGTCCGCCCGGCCACCAGAAGACACCAAGGGGAGA GACAGTGGCCAGGCCCCACCTTTCACCAGGATTGCCCTGCACGGGCACACAGGACACCAGCAGTCATGGGACAGACAGCCAGCTGTCTCCGCTGCACTCTCCATCCTGACCACGGCGGCCCTGTGGCTGTACCAGCCTCACCTGCACGCGGCTCTGCTTGGCCTCAATGGCTCAGGGACCCTGC CTTTCACCTGCTGGGTGCCCACCAGTGAGGGGCCACAAGACACCAAGCTGGGGTTGGCGATGGGCGAGCTGGATGCCAGGGAACCCgagaccctgcagcaggtcagCGCACTGTGGACGAGGGCCGGCCTCACTGAACG